In Nocardia sputorum, a single genomic region encodes these proteins:
- a CDS encoding glutathione S-transferase family protein — protein MTKSASASGSYVEPGEFKRDTNYITTRITADGRDGYPVEPGRYRLVAARACPWANRTLIVRRLLGLEPVLSLGLCGPTHDKLSWTFDLDPGGVDPVLGIPRLRDAYLARFPDYPRGITVPAVVDVPTGQVVTNDYAQITLDFSTEWTEHHRPGAPQLYPEPLRAEIDEVNLAVFRDVNNGVYRCGFAGAQDAYDAAYDRLFRRLDWLSERLAAQRYLVGDTITEADVRLFTTLVRFDAVYHGHFKCNRSKLTEMPVLWAYARDLYQTPGFGDTIDFGQIKTHYYVVHRDINPTGIVPKGPDLSNWLTPHGREALGGMPFGDGTPPPPPPLGERVPAIHAPE, from the coding sequence GTGACCAAGTCGGCCAGTGCAAGCGGTTCCTACGTCGAGCCCGGCGAGTTCAAGAGGGACACGAACTACATCACCACCCGGATCACGGCCGACGGCCGCGACGGCTACCCGGTCGAGCCGGGGCGCTATCGGCTGGTCGCGGCCCGCGCCTGCCCGTGGGCCAACCGGACGCTGATCGTGCGCCGTCTGCTCGGGCTCGAACCGGTGCTCTCCCTCGGCCTGTGCGGACCCACGCACGACAAGCTCAGCTGGACCTTCGATCTGGACCCCGGCGGCGTCGACCCGGTGCTCGGCATCCCCCGGTTGCGCGACGCCTATCTGGCCCGGTTCCCGGACTACCCGCGGGGCATCACCGTGCCCGCCGTCGTGGACGTGCCAACCGGGCAGGTCGTCACCAACGACTACGCGCAGATCACCCTCGACTTCTCCACCGAATGGACCGAGCATCACCGGCCCGGCGCGCCACAGCTGTACCCCGAGCCGCTGCGCGCCGAGATCGACGAGGTGAACCTCGCGGTGTTCCGCGACGTCAACAACGGCGTCTACCGCTGCGGGTTCGCCGGGGCGCAGGACGCCTACGACGCCGCCTACGACCGGCTCTTCCGCCGCTTGGACTGGCTGTCCGAACGCCTTGCCGCGCAACGGTATCTGGTCGGCGACACCATCACCGAGGCCGACGTGCGGCTGTTCACCACGCTGGTCCGGTTCGACGCGGTGTACCACGGCCACTTCAAGTGCAACCGGTCCAAGCTCACCGAGATGCCGGTGCTGTGGGCGTACGCGCGCGATCTGTACCAGACCCCCGGATTCGGCGACACCATCGACTTCGGGCAGATCAAGACGCACTACTACGTCGTGCACCGGGACATCAACCCCACCGGGATAGTTCCCAAGGGCCCCGATCTGTCGAACTGGCTGACCCCGCACGGCCGGGAGGCGCTGGGCGGCATGCCGTTCGGCGACGGAACCCCGCCGCCCCCTCCGCCGTTGGGCGAACGCGTGCCCGCGATCCACGCCCCCGAGTAG
- a CDS encoding ABC transporter ATP-binding protein, producing the protein MSGTRPIAFAVRGLTKRYELATALTDVSFTVPSGTVAALVGPRGAGKTTILRVLLGLLVPTAGTASVGGPGSRRDGAGSAAVIGGVLAPRGLHPAHTARDHLWIYAAAARVADSRVTEALELVGLDEHASTKIGVLSIGQQTRLALATALLGDPPLLVLDEPMEGLDTAERGWLQDFLRRHTRRGGSVLLTSESLGAVLPAADQLVVLNEGAVVYQGTPARLRRGHPDRLVVAASTPIALATMLAARGFTDAVIRPDGRLAVAEATEAQIRTAATAAQVRIDSIVPDPIHPDRVLASLTKPTAAPAPHYPGLAAPGAQPPSPMPYGIPR; encoded by the coding sequence ATGAGCGGGACGCGGCCGATCGCGTTCGCGGTCCGTGGCCTGACCAAGCGGTACGAGCTGGCGACCGCGCTGACGGACGTCAGCTTCACCGTGCCCTCCGGCACCGTCGCCGCGCTGGTGGGTCCGCGCGGCGCGGGCAAGACCACGATTCTGCGGGTGCTGCTCGGGCTGCTCGTTCCCACCGCCGGAACCGCGTCCGTCGGCGGGCCCGGTTCCCGGCGGGACGGCGCGGGCTCCGCGGCTGTGATCGGCGGCGTTCTCGCGCCACGCGGCCTGCATCCGGCCCACACCGCACGAGATCACCTCTGGATCTACGCCGCCGCGGCGCGCGTCGCCGACAGCCGGGTGACCGAGGCGCTCGAGCTGGTGGGCCTGGACGAACACGCCTCGACGAAGATCGGCGTTCTGTCGATCGGGCAGCAGACCAGGCTGGCCCTGGCCACCGCGTTGCTCGGCGATCCCCCGCTGCTGGTGCTCGATGAGCCGATGGAGGGGCTGGACACCGCAGAACGCGGCTGGCTGCAGGACTTCCTGCGCAGGCATACCCGTCGCGGCGGCAGCGTCCTGTTGACCAGCGAGAGTCTCGGCGCCGTCCTGCCCGCCGCGGACCAGTTGGTCGTGCTGAACGAAGGCGCGGTGGTGTACCAGGGCACGCCGGCGCGGTTGCGGCGCGGGCATCCGGACCGGCTGGTCGTCGCCGCGTCCACCCCGATCGCGTTGGCGACCATGCTCGCGGCTCGCGGATTCACCGACGCGGTGATCCGGCCGGACGGTCGCCTCGCCGTCGCCGAGGCGACCGAAGCGCAGATCAGAACGGCGGCCACCGCGGCGCAGGTGCGAATCGATAGCATCGTGCCCGACCCGATCCACCCCGACCGCGTGCTGGCGTCGCTGACCAAGCCCACCGCCGCGCCCGCGCCGCACTATCCGGGCCTCGCCGCGCCCGGCGCCCAGCCACCCTCGCCGATGCCCTACGGAATCCCACGATGA
- a CDS encoding ABC transporter permease, with the protein MIAILPADLVPNVNSEVRKVVTMPRGRTLAAALLAVALFASLVSASLAGPPDPRGQPATGAATIGLYVGLALVVLAAAVFGAVATGAEYRYHSMAVTTLFSGDRDRLAAAKFLVIGCCALAAAVAVELVSVAALFGAGRSKFAVTGEFFAVLGGGLLAAVCWSLIGASAGILLRSSTRAVSLLLGWIVLAEPLIWLIARGLGIPGVVTVLPVSATVGTVAVGSYPDSDVLAPAPAAVVVLLLWNIGLGAASWWSLRTRDL; encoded by the coding sequence ATGATCGCCATCCTGCCCGCGGACCTGGTGCCGAACGTCAACTCCGAGGTGCGCAAGGTCGTCACGATGCCGCGCGGACGGACGCTCGCCGCCGCGCTGCTCGCCGTGGCACTGTTCGCGAGCCTGGTGTCGGCGAGCCTGGCCGGACCGCCGGATCCGCGCGGCCAACCGGCCACGGGCGCTGCGACGATCGGGCTCTACGTGGGCCTGGCGCTGGTCGTGCTGGCGGCCGCCGTCTTCGGCGCGGTGGCGACCGGGGCGGAGTACCGGTATCACAGCATGGCCGTGACCACACTGTTCAGCGGCGACCGCGATCGGCTCGCGGCCGCGAAGTTCCTGGTCATCGGATGCTGCGCGCTGGCGGCTGCGGTCGCTGTCGAACTGGTGTCGGTCGCCGCGCTGTTCGGCGCCGGGCGGAGCAAATTCGCCGTCACCGGGGAGTTCTTCGCGGTGCTCGGCGGCGGGCTGCTCGCGGCGGTCTGCTGGTCGCTGATCGGCGCGAGCGCGGGCATCCTGCTGCGGTCCTCGACCAGGGCGGTGTCGCTGCTGCTGGGCTGGATCGTGCTCGCCGAACCGCTGATCTGGCTGATCGCGCGTGGTCTCGGCATCCCGGGTGTCGTCACCGTGCTGCCCGTCTCCGCCACCGTCGGCACGGTGGCGGTCGGCTCCTATCCCGACAGCGACGTGCTCGCCCCCGCACCGGCCGCCGTCGTGGTCCTTCTGCTGTGGAACATCGGGCTCGGCGCC